A window from Clupea harengus chromosome 14, Ch_v2.0.2, whole genome shotgun sequence encodes these proteins:
- the ptger2a gene encoding prostaglandin E receptor 2a (subtype EP2), with protein MENDICHQRDTVEPGSPLISAIMFSAGVIGNIMALVLLEIRRRKEKSRQRLSLFRLLVTTLVITDLTGTCLVSPLVLTSYSINTTMIGMSETGAVCQYFGFTMTFFSLATLSLLLAMALERCLSIGYPYLYGRYITKRCGYFTVPLIYVVCFVFCLMPFAGFGTYVQYCPGTWCFIDMNPSTTEDRVYAEVYATVMLIVVVSIVACNGFVVYHLVLMYRRRSRMNGGSITTRSRKDRRYFSMAEEFEHLILLVVMTVIFVICSVPLMVRVYINSISQKQESHKTDLVALRFLSINSIIDPWVFIILSPSVMRFLWGAMCKTFILPSRDSLFRSSLGKNSLVVKDPQAQLELGQCTAITEISNPQKSAQMV; from the exons ATGGAGAATGACATCTGTCACCAAAGAGATACGGTGGAGCCCGGCAGTCCACTCATCAGCGCGATCATGTTCTCCGCCGGAGTCATCGGCAACATTATGGCGCTCGTGCTCCTGGAGATCCGACGCAGGAAAGAGAAAAGCAGACAGCGGCTTTCCCTGTTCCGTTTGCTGGTGACCACGCTGGTCATCACGGATCTCACCGGGACATGCCTCGTCAGTCCTCTCGTACTGACATCATACTCGATCAACACGACCATGATCGGGATGAGCGAGACAGGCGCCGTTTGCCAATATTTCGGGTTCACCATGACTTTCTTCAGTTTGGCAACTCTGTCGCTACTCCTCGCGATGGCCCTCGAGAGATGTCTCTCCATCGGGTACCCTTACCTGTACGGACGGTACATCACCAAGCGCTGTGGATACTTCACCGTGCCTTTAATATATGTAGTGTGCTTTGTTTTTTGTCTAATGCCATTTGCAGGGTTTGGAACATATGTTCAGTACTGCCCCGGGACTTGGTGCTTCATAGATATGAATCCAAGCACTACAGAGGATAGAGTTTACGCCGAGGTGTATGCCACCGTTATGCTCATCGTAGTAGTGTCTATAGTAGCCTGTAATGGTTTTGTTGTCTATCACCTGGTTTTGATGTACCGGAGGCGAAGCAGAATGAACGGTGGGTCCATAACCACACGGAGTAGAAAAGACCGCAGATACTTCTCAATGGCTGAGGAGTTCGAACACCTCATTCTGCTCGTGGTCATGACGGTGATATTCGTCATTTGCTCAGTTCCGTTAATG GTCCGTGTGTACATCAACTCCATCAGCCAAAAGCAAGAGAGCCACAAGACGGACCTGGTGGCCCTGCGTTTCCTCTCCATCAACTCCATCATCGACCCCTGGgtcttcatcatcctcagcCCGTCCGTGATGCGCTTTCTCTGGGGTGCCATGTGCAAGACCTTCATCCTCCCCTCCAGGGACTCCCTCTTCCGGAGCTCCCTGGGCAAGAACTCCCTGGTCGTCAAAGACCCCCAGGCCCAGCTGGAGCTGGGCCAGTGCACGGCCATCACGGAGATCTCAAACCCGCAGAAGTCTGCTCAGATGGTGTGA